The Kribbella sp. HUAS MG21 genome includes the window TCTCCGCGCCGGGATGCTGCGCGAGCAGCCGGAACATCCGCGCGAGCTCGGGGCGCAACTGCCGGTAGGACCAGGAGAAGATCGTCCGGACCCCGACACCGTCCGCGGTCGACAGCGCGTCCAGCGGCGCGTCGCCGAGCGCGTCGACGAACGAGGCCAGCGACCGCCGCGGCCGCAGCGCGATCTGGGCCGCCAGCAGCGACAGCGCCAGCGGCAGTCCCGCACACCGCTCGACGAGCGCGTCGACGCTGGCCGGATCCGCGGCGAACCGGTCCGCGCCGATCCTTGCCTCCAGCAACTGTTTCGCCTGGGCCGCGTCGAACACGTCCAGCCGGATCGGCTCGGCCTGCTCGGTGGCGACCAGACCGGCGAGCTCGTTGCGGCTGGTGACGACGGTGCAGCACCGCGCTCCGGCCGTCGCGAGCGGCCGGACCTGATCAGCGCTCCGCGCGTTGTCGAGGACGACCAGGACGGCGCGGGCGGCGAGCAGGCTGCGGTACATCCCGACCTGCTCGTCGGCGGTCGGCGGCAGCCGGTCGGGCGGCGTACCGAGCGCGACCAGGAAGCGCGACAGGATCGCGTGCGGGTCCGCCGGCTCGGCGGAGGGCGAGAAGCCGAGCAGGTCGGCGTACAGGACGCCGTCGGGGAAACGGGCCTCGACCTGCCGGCCCCAGTGCACGGCGAGCGAGGTCTTGCCGACCCCGGCCGGACCGATGACGAGTGCGAGGCTCCCTGTCGGCAGCAGCTCGTCCAGCCGCCGAAGGTGCTCCGTGCGGCCGGTGAACGCCGGAACGCCGGCCGGAAGCTGGCGCGGCACAACGGTCGGTATACCGCCGGGCGCGGTCTCAGCGCCGGTTGCGGAGTCGGTCGCGGCGAGGAGTTCGGCGTACAGGGCTCGGAGCTCGGGGCCGGGGTCGGCGCCGAGGAGCTCGCGCAGGCGCTCGGCGACATCGCCGTACGTCGCCAGCGCGAGCGCGGTCCGGCCGGACGCCTGATGGGCGCGGATCAGCTGCGCCGCGAAGCGTTCGCGGGTCGGGTGGCGCTCGGCGAGTTCGGTCAGCTCCGGGACCAGGTCGGCCGACTCGCCGGCCGCCAGGCGCGCGTCGAAGTACAACTCACGGGCCTGCAAGTGCTCTTCCGCGAGGCGTGGGACGAGTTCGCGGGCCACGGCGCCGGTGTCGAGTCCGGCGAGCGGCTCGCCACGCCACAGTGACAGCGCGGCGGCGAGCGGCTCGATCCGCGCGGCCGGGTCAGCGGTGCCGACGGCCGTGCGGACCAGCGTCCGGAACACCTCGACGTCGACCCGCGCGGGGTCGGCGCGCAGCGAGTAACCGCCCGCGCCGGTGCGGATCACCGAACGATCGGTGTCGCCCAGGGTCGTGCGCAGGCGGGAGATGTAGATCTGCAGCGCGGCGCGCGGATTGCTCGGCAGCTCGTCCGCGCTCCAGAGCAGATCGACGAGTTCCTCGATCCGCATCGTCCGGTTGACGCGCAGGACGAGCGCGGCCAGCAGCACCGCGACCCGCCGCGACGGCAGCGGTACGACGTCACCGTCGGCGTCTCTGACCTCGACAGCCCCCAGCACCCGGAACTCCAGCCCGGCCACCTCCCCTCGCCAGAACACTCAACTCTAACGTCGGGGAGGTCCTCCAGGTCTGGACCGGAGCGTCGTCAGCGCTGGGCGAGCAGCTCCGCGATCTGGACGGCGTTCAGCGCGGCGCCCTTGCGAAGGTTGTCGTTCGAGACGAAGAGCACGAGGCCGCGGTTGTCCGGCACCGACTGGTCCTGGCGGATCCGGCCGACGTACGACGGGTCCTGGCCGGCCGCGAGCAACGGTGTCGGGAGGTCCGTGACCGCGACGCCCGGCGCGCTGCCGAGGATCTCGGTGGCGCGCTCCGGCGTGATCGGCTCGGCGAACTCGGCGTGGATGCTCAGCGAGTGGCCGGTGAAGACCGGCACCCGGACGCAGGTGCCGGCGACCGGCAGGTCCGGGATGTGCAGGATCTTGCGGCTCTCGTTGCGGAGCTTCTGCTCCTCGTCGGTCTCACCGGTGCCGTCGGCAACGATCGAGCCGGCCAGCGGGAGCACGTTGAAGGCGATCGGCGCGGCGTACACCTTGGGCTCCGGGAGCGCGATGCCCTCGGTCCCGCGGGCGAGCGCGCCGCCGGTCCCGACGAGCGCCTGCGCCTGGTCCGCGAGCTCATTCACGCCGACGCCGCCGGAGCCGGAGACGGCCTGGTACGTCGAGACCACGAGTCGCGTCAGGGTGGCCGCGCGGTGCAGCGGGGCCAGCACCGGCATCGCGGCCATGGTGGTGCAGTTCGGGTTCGCGACGATGCCCTTGGGGATGGTGTCGAGGTCCTCGGGGTTCACCTCGGAGACGACCAGCGGCACGTCGGGGTCCATCCGCCAGCCGGACGAGTTGTCGACGACGACGGCACCCGCGGCGGCCACCTTCGGGGCGAGCTCCTTGGACGCGGTCTTCCCGTTGGAGAACAGCGCCAGCTCGAGCCCGGCGAAGTCGGCCGTCGCGGAGTCCTCGACGGTGATCTCCCGGTCGCCGAACGGCAGCGTCGTCCCCGCCGACCGCGCCGACGCGAAGAACCGCACCTCGTCAACCGGGAAGCCGCGCTCCACCAGCAGTTCCCGCATGACCCCGCCGACCTGACCCGTGGCACCGAAAACACCTACTCGCATGCGCACGAGGGTAGTTGGTCGGCCCTCGCACGACACGCTGGTTTCACCCAGCGGACGACCGCCAGGCCATCACGATCGAGCACCGCGGCGGGCGCCGCCGTCGGGGCTGGGACTTCCTTCCGGATCGTGATGGCCTGGAGGTCCGTGGGTCAGGCGTCGGCGACGAGGGTGCCGCCGTTGGCGACGTCGGTCTTCTCGATCTCGGTGAAGACGATCCGGACGGATTCGCGCTTGGCGCCGAGGATGGCGATCGCGGAGTCGGTGACGGCGGCGACGAACTCGCGACGCTGGTCGAGGGTGCGGCCGGAGAGCAGTTCGACGGTGATGTTCGGCATACGAGGATTCTCCTTGACGGTTCCGTGTTGTGGGACGGTGTTTCAGATTCTGGAAAGCGCCTTCTCAGGACAGTGCGGCCGCGCGGCGGGCGGCGACCTCGTCGGTCTCGTCGGGGTCGGTGTTCAGCGACCCGACCAGTTCGTCGACGTCGGTACGGCGCTCCGGCAGCAGCACCCCCAGTCCGACGTACACCAGCAGGGAAGTTGCCAACGGCAACGCGACCAGCGTGGTGTCGGTGGATCCGACGCCCCACTTGACGATCGCCCAGGCGACCAGCCCGACCGCCCAGGACGCCAGCGCCGCCCGCTGCGCCGGAACCACGGCAGCAACCCGAGCATCAGCGGGATCGCGATCGGCCCCATCGTGGCGGCGACCAGGTCGACGACGATCTTCAGGACGACGCCCTCGCCGTTCGTGGCGATCGCGATCAGCATGCTGACGGTGACGAACGTGAACGTGACGATCCGCGCGAACTTCAGCGCCGCGGCGTCGGTCAGCCGGCGGACCCGCGGCACCAGCACCGGCGCCAGGTCCCGCGTGATCACCGACGAGATCGCGTTCGCGTCCGAGGCGACCATCGCCATCGTGTGCGAGAAGAACCCGGCCAGCACCAGCCCGATCAGGCCCGTCGGCAGCAGCAGCTGCGACAACTCGACGTACGCCTGCTCCGGCTTGCCCGGCTGCACCAGCAGCGGCGCAGCGCACATCGGGACGAACAGGATCAGCGGCCAGACCAGCCACAGCACGGACGACAGCAACGCGGATCGTCCCCGTGGGACCTGGCGGCGCGGCTCCTACCGCTTCGCCAGGTCCCACGGTGTCTCACGTTGCGTTCGTTGTACTCGAACGTCTTGTTGGCGTCCCCCTGCGCCCGCAGGCCTCAGGGTTCCAACCCTCGCGGGTTGAGGTTCGCGGTTCACAGCCGTGCCTGACTGCGCAAGAAGGCTCCCCGCACTGCCACGGCCCGCCCGGCCG containing:
- a CDS encoding BTAD domain-containing putative transcriptional regulator; the encoded protein is MFWRGEVAGLEFRVLGAVEVRDADGDVVPLPSRRVAVLLAALVLRVNRTMRIEELVDLLWSADELPSNPRAALQIYISRLRTTLGDTDRSVIRTGAGGYSLRADPARVDVEVFRTLVRTAVGTADPAARIEPLAAALSLWRGEPLAGLDTGAVARELVPRLAEEHLQARELYFDARLAAGESADLVPELTELAERHPTRERFAAQLIRAHQASGRTALALATYGDVAERLRELLGADPGPELRALYAELLAATDSATGAETAPGGIPTVVPRQLPAGVPAFTGRTEHLRRLDELLPTGSLALVIGPAGVGKTSLAVHWGRQVEARFPDGVLYADLLGFSPSAEPADPHAILSRFLVALGTPPDRLPPTADEQVGMYRSLLAARAVLVVLDNARSADQVRPLATAGARCCTVVTSRNELAGLVATEQAEPIRLDVFDAAQAKQLLEARIGADRFAADPASVDALVERCAGLPLALSLLAAQIALRPRRSLASFVDALGDAPLDALSTADGVGVRTIFSWSYRQLRPELARMFRLLAQHPGAEITLGAAAALAGVPIREAGRMLAELVANHQLVEVGPDRWVLHDLLRAYGQELCEPDEADAAFARLLGYLVHSGYAGAILLSPARVRIELPDPPPDVELVVPANREEAFAWFDGEQPNNLAVLRAAAGRYDVLLWLYVWAIADYLDFRGRSGYPQAQQLALEAAVRLGDLTKQAHTRRDLARGHMAMREWDDAIRQHELALGIAEEIGDEAGIAHGSLGLGRVYTRIGQHRKAIQHTLRALRIYERDDYEPRDYERCDHFHARANALNNLGWYHSELGEYEAGLDYAQQSLKLYSEVDSEFGRAVASDTSGYALAGLGRYDEAIALYTVAVDVLRGLGRRLDTADCLMAMARVQDRAGRGEGAKASYAAALEILDALDHPDAATVRECLAKQR
- a CDS encoding aspartate-semialdehyde dehydrogenase; this translates as MRVGVFGATGQVGGVMRELLVERGFPVDEVRFFASARSAGTTLPFGDREITVEDSATADFAGLELALFSNGKTASKELAPKVAAAGAVVVDNSSGWRMDPDVPLVVSEVNPEDLDTIPKGIVANPNCTTMAAMPVLAPLHRAATLTRLVVSTYQAVSGSGGVGVNELADQAQALVGTGGALARGTEGIALPEPKVYAAPIAFNVLPLAGSIVADGTGETDEEQKLRNESRKILHIPDLPVAGTCVRVPVFTGHSLSIHAEFAEPITPERATEILGSAPGVAVTDLPTPLLAAGQDPSYVGRIRQDQSVPDNRGLVLFVSNDNLRKGAALNAVQIAELLAQR
- a CDS encoding tautomerase family protein gives rise to the protein MPNITVELLSGRTLDQRREFVAAVTDSAIAILGAKRESVRIVFTEIEKTDVANGGTLVADA